One stretch of Streptomyces sp. NBC_00443 DNA includes these proteins:
- a CDS encoding IclR family transcriptional regulator has translation MSNHAADGETTGPAVSGVQSVDRAVSVLEILAQRGEAGVSEVAAEIDVHKSTAFRLLGALESRGLVEQTTERGKYRLSFGIVRLAGAVTSRLDITQQGRPVCERLSEEIGETVNIAVLQEHYAVNLYQVRGPGAVGAHNWVGRLTPVHATSSGKILLAHRPAKERAEVLAASGMQKMTPHTLTAKTKLEKSLAETRERGYAVTLEELEIGLHAVAAPIRSREGDVVAALSASGPAYRFTEERIHKFAPVLMRGADEISHRMGSPD, from the coding sequence ATGAGCAACCACGCGGCAGATGGAGAAACAACAGGTCCCGCGGTGAGTGGCGTGCAGTCCGTCGACCGTGCGGTCAGCGTCCTGGAGATCCTCGCCCAACGCGGCGAGGCGGGTGTCAGCGAGGTCGCCGCCGAGATCGACGTCCACAAGTCGACCGCGTTCCGCCTCCTCGGTGCGCTGGAGTCGCGCGGTCTGGTCGAGCAGACAACCGAGCGGGGCAAGTACCGGCTCAGCTTCGGGATCGTGCGGCTGGCGGGCGCGGTCACGAGCCGCCTGGACATCACGCAGCAGGGCCGGCCGGTGTGCGAGCGGCTCAGCGAGGAGATCGGCGAGACGGTCAACATCGCGGTGCTGCAAGAGCATTACGCCGTCAACCTCTACCAGGTACGGGGCCCCGGAGCGGTCGGTGCGCACAACTGGGTCGGGAGGCTGACCCCGGTGCACGCCACGTCGAGCGGCAAGATCCTGCTGGCCCACCGGCCGGCGAAGGAGCGCGCCGAAGTGCTCGCGGCGTCGGGGATGCAGAAGATGACCCCGCACACGCTCACCGCGAAGACCAAGCTGGAGAAGAGCCTCGCCGAGACCCGGGAGCGCGGATACGCGGTGACGCTGGAGGAACTGGAGATCGGACTGCACGCCGTCGCGGCCCCGATCCGGTCCCGCGAGGGCGACGTCGTCGCCGCCCTCAGCGCCTCCGGCCCCGCGTACCGCTTCACCGAGGAACGCATCCACAAGTTCGCCCCTGTGCTGATGAGGGGCGCGGACGAGATCAGCCACCGGATGGGCTCTCCGGACTGA
- a CDS encoding MBL fold metallo-hydrolase — protein MTREAVTPEEPLPDPAVQVAGAREIAADLLVIPNQRVGLVPNIGVIGGDRAVLVVETGIGTANAEQVLACASELARGRLFRGLGEPIADRLEGVPVPTPDLVYDAGYDLDLGGRTVRLRSTGRGHTKGDQVVEVPDAGVLFTGDLAETGQFAIFPWFPPYDTDVSGVRWLAVLDRLAATDRRVVVPGHGDIGGPQALADVRDHLRELRDETWRRRDFAMGEDEIVTEVRALLIDRHPEWTGQEWIERGVGCLCAEHTA, from the coding sequence ATGACGAGAGAAGCGGTGACACCGGAAGAACCATTGCCCGACCCCGCCGTGCAGGTCGCCGGCGCCCGGGAGATCGCCGCCGACCTGCTGGTGATCCCGAACCAGCGGGTGGGACTGGTACCGAACATCGGTGTCATCGGCGGTGACCGGGCCGTACTGGTCGTCGAGACGGGCATCGGCACCGCCAACGCCGAGCAGGTCCTCGCCTGCGCGTCCGAGCTCGCACGGGGCCGCCTGTTCCGGGGCCTCGGCGAGCCGATCGCCGACCGCCTCGAAGGCGTCCCCGTGCCCACCCCCGACCTGGTCTACGACGCCGGGTACGACCTGGACCTCGGGGGCCGGACCGTGCGGCTGCGGTCCACCGGCCGCGGGCACACCAAGGGCGACCAGGTCGTCGAAGTGCCCGACGCCGGGGTGCTGTTCACCGGGGACCTCGCCGAGACCGGACAGTTCGCCATCTTCCCGTGGTTCCCTCCGTACGACACGGACGTCTCAGGCGTGCGCTGGCTGGCGGTGCTGGACCGACTGGCCGCCACCGACCGCCGCGTGGTGGTCCCCGGCCACGGCGACATCGGCGGCCCTCAGGCGCTCGCCGACGTCCGCGATCATCTGCGCGAACTGCGCGACGAGACCTGGCGGCGCCGGGACTTCGCGATGGGCGAGGACGAGATCGTCACCGAGGTCCGGGCACTGCTGATCGACAGGCATCCCGAGTGGACCGGCCAGGAGTGGATCGAGCGGGGTGTGGGCTGCCTGTGTGCTGAACACACCGCGTGA
- a CDS encoding LysR substrate-binding domain-containing protein, whose product MELRTLRSFVAVAEELHFGRAAARLHMSQPPLSRAIKQLEADVGTALLLRSSAGVALTPAGAVLLDEARALLDRADRVRERVATAAGAATLTIGFLGDGTDRGATRLAAAYRRRHPRVEVRIRETDLTDPTCGLRAGLVDVALTRAPFDETGLTVHVLRADPVGAVLRADDPLARRDRLELADLAGRPWFQFPAGTDPLWQAYWNGGEPREGPVVRGVQECVQAVLWNGTVGMAPLGHEMAEALAVVPFVDMAPSRVVAAWNEAGASPLIEPLVRIATAAYRD is encoded by the coding sequence ATGGAGCTGCGTACGCTGCGCTCCTTCGTGGCCGTCGCCGAGGAACTCCACTTCGGCCGGGCCGCCGCCCGGCTGCACATGAGCCAGCCGCCGCTGAGCCGGGCCATCAAGCAGCTGGAGGCCGACGTCGGCACCGCTCTGCTGCTCCGCTCGTCTGCGGGCGTCGCCCTCACCCCGGCGGGGGCGGTGCTTCTGGACGAGGCGCGCGCCCTGCTCGACCGGGCCGACCGGGTACGCGAACGCGTGGCGACGGCCGCAGGCGCAGCGACGCTCACCATCGGCTTCCTGGGTGACGGCACGGACCGGGGCGCCACACGACTGGCCGCCGCGTACCGCAGGCGCCACCCCCGCGTCGAGGTCCGCATCCGCGAGACCGACCTGACCGATCCGACCTGCGGCCTGCGCGCCGGGCTGGTCGACGTCGCTCTGACCCGCGCACCGTTCGACGAGACCGGCCTGACCGTGCACGTGCTGCGCGCCGACCCGGTCGGCGCCGTGCTGCGCGCCGACGACCCGCTGGCCCGCCGTGACCGCCTGGAGCTGGCCGACCTGGCAGGCCGGCCCTGGTTCCAGTTCCCGGCCGGCACCGACCCGCTCTGGCAGGCGTACTGGAACGGCGGCGAGCCGCGTGAGGGGCCGGTGGTGCGCGGTGTCCAGGAGTGCGTGCAGGCCGTCCTCTGGAACGGCACGGTCGGGATGGCCCCGCTCGGGCACGAGATGGCCGAGGCGCTGGCCGTGGTGCCGTTCGTCGACATGGCGCCGAGCCGCGTGGTGGCGGCGTGGAACGAGGCCGGGGCGAGCCCGCTGATCGAGCCCCTCGTCCGGATCGCCACCGCTGCCTACCGCGACTGA
- a CDS encoding DUF3592 domain-containing protein, producing MTGEVTGMVMCALAGALCLWAAVREGRLQGRLRRYGVHAEGVVVDRERFASDDPWSPVIEFTDRQGRRTRFRPRATGTGLGLDIGTHVPVVHLPEQPDTARVFTRRHRMAPFILLSIGGTTFLGTSVLIAVTR from the coding sequence ATGACGGGTGAGGTCACGGGGATGGTGATGTGCGCCCTCGCGGGCGCGCTGTGTCTGTGGGCTGCTGTCCGCGAGGGGCGGTTGCAGGGCCGGCTGCGCCGGTACGGGGTACACGCCGAGGGGGTGGTGGTCGACCGGGAGCGGTTTGCGTCGGACGATCCGTGGTCGCCGGTGATCGAGTTCACCGACCGCCAGGGACGGCGTACCCGGTTCCGGCCCAGAGCGACCGGCACCGGCCTCGGACTGGACATCGGGACCCATGTCCCGGTCGTTCACCTGCCCGAACAGCCCGATACGGCCCGGGTGTTCACCCGGAGGCACCGCATGGCCCCCTTCATCCTGCTGTCGATCGGCGGGACGACGTTCCTCGGTACTTCGGTTCTGATCGCAGTGACCCGCTGA
- a CDS encoding YciI family protein: MAKYLLLKHYRGAPAAVNDVPMDQWTPEEISAHVQYMRDFADRLEKAGEYVDGQALAPEGTWVRYDGEGSPPVTDGPFAETKDLIAGWMIIDVDSYERAVELAGELSAAPGAGGKPIHEWLELRPFLAAPPTVADCHAGG, translated from the coding sequence ATGGCCAAGTACCTGCTGCTCAAGCACTACCGCGGCGCTCCGGCGGCGGTGAACGACGTGCCCATGGACCAGTGGACGCCGGAGGAGATCTCGGCGCACGTGCAGTACATGCGGGACTTCGCGGACCGGCTGGAGAAGGCCGGAGAGTACGTCGACGGGCAGGCGCTCGCCCCCGAGGGGACGTGGGTGCGGTACGACGGTGAGGGGAGCCCGCCGGTCACCGACGGGCCGTTCGCCGAGACCAAGGACCTCATCGCCGGATGGATGATCATCGACGTCGACAGCTACGAGCGGGCCGTCGAACTGGCCGGCGAGCTGTCGGCCGCCCCCGGCGCCGGCGGGAAGCCGATCCACGAGTGGCTGGAGCTGCGCCCGTTTCTCGCCGCGCCGCCCACCGTCGCGGACTGCCACGCCGGTGGATGA